A section of the Myxococcus virescens genome encodes:
- the glgA gene encoding glycogen synthase GlgA, producing the protein MNVLFISSEVAPFSKTGGLGDVAGALPAALASLGHDVKVITPRYRDLRGAERLEPTGQSLLLRFPFGELSGPILSARVSERLEVLFLENAFLFGNRHGLYGDAGGAFADNHRRFAYLSVGALQAAQRLRFIPDIIHANDWQTGLVPVALRRGFQTGPLAHAKSVFTIHNLAYQGQFPKDVMGDLALPWDLFTAHEGLEFHDTVNFLKAGLVFSDALTTVSPTYAREIQTPEQGYGLDGLLRHRAHRLHGILNGVDTHEWNPEDDAFLPARYGLKDLSGKAVCKRELLARFGLEDGPAPVFGFVSRLAWQKGMDLLLEALPAALHADIRVVGVGSGEGPLEEGLLALQSRYPKQVGVHIGFDPGLSHLVEAGADFFLMPSRYEPCGLNQMYSLRYGTVPIVRATGGLVDTVEGGLDGNGILFEAFHKSALLAAIRRALALYADPSRLDEFRRRGMEKDFSWGASGRRYEALFHDLVAE; encoded by the coding sequence ATGAATGTCCTCTTCATCTCCTCGGAGGTGGCCCCGTTCTCCAAGACGGGGGGCCTGGGGGACGTGGCCGGGGCTCTCCCCGCCGCGCTTGCCTCGCTGGGCCATGACGTCAAGGTCATCACCCCGCGCTACCGCGACCTGCGAGGCGCGGAGCGGCTGGAGCCCACGGGCCAGTCCCTGCTGCTGCGCTTCCCCTTCGGCGAGCTGTCGGGCCCCATCCTCTCCGCCCGCGTGTCGGAGCGGCTGGAGGTGCTCTTCCTGGAGAACGCGTTCCTCTTCGGCAACCGCCACGGCCTCTACGGAGACGCGGGGGGCGCCTTCGCCGACAACCACCGGCGCTTCGCCTATCTCAGCGTGGGCGCGCTCCAGGCGGCGCAGCGGCTGCGCTTCATCCCGGACATCATCCACGCCAACGACTGGCAGACGGGGCTGGTGCCGGTGGCGCTGCGGCGCGGCTTCCAGACGGGGCCGCTGGCGCACGCGAAGAGCGTCTTCACCATCCACAACCTGGCCTACCAGGGGCAGTTCCCCAAGGACGTGATGGGGGACCTGGCGCTGCCCTGGGACTTGTTCACCGCCCATGAGGGGCTGGAGTTCCACGACACGGTGAACTTCCTGAAGGCGGGGCTCGTCTTCTCCGACGCGCTCACCACCGTGTCCCCCACCTACGCGCGGGAAATCCAGACGCCGGAGCAGGGCTACGGGCTGGACGGCCTGCTGCGCCACCGCGCGCACCGGCTCCACGGCATCCTCAACGGCGTGGACACGCACGAGTGGAACCCGGAGGACGACGCCTTCCTCCCGGCCCGCTACGGACTGAAGGACCTGTCCGGCAAGGCCGTGTGCAAGCGCGAGCTGCTGGCCCGCTTCGGACTGGAGGACGGCCCCGCGCCGGTGTTCGGCTTCGTCAGCCGGCTGGCGTGGCAGAAGGGCATGGACCTGCTGCTGGAGGCCCTGCCGGCGGCGCTCCACGCGGACATCCGCGTCGTCGGCGTGGGCAGTGGCGAAGGGCCCCTGGAGGAAGGGCTGCTCGCGTTGCAGTCCCGTTACCCGAAGCAGGTGGGCGTGCACATCGGCTTCGACCCCGGGCTCTCCCACCTGGTGGAGGCGGGGGCGGACTTCTTCCTCATGCCCAGCCGCTACGAGCCGTGCGGCCTGAACCAGATGTATTCGCTGCGCTACGGCACGGTGCCCATCGTCCGGGCCACCGGCGGGCTGGTGGACACGGTGGAGGGAGGGCTGGACGGAAACGGCATCCTCTTCGAGGCCTTCCACAAGTCCGCCCTGCTGGCGGCCATCCGCCGCGCCCT
- the pdxH gene encoding pyridoxamine 5'-phosphate oxidase, which translates to MRTLTCVPDESTAKVHTCPAPLMLHRVMIPPDPIQRFAELFERAKQAIAVDPNAMVVATVGDDGRPSARVVLLKDFDARGFVFYTNHESRKGREARAHPYAALCFYWQPLNEQVRVEGRVERVTDAEADAYFQSRVRGSQVGAWASLQSQPLATRAELEARVAEVEQKYAGQPVPRPPHWSGFRVVPDRIEFWHAQESRLHDRHVYLREDGGWRTQMLYP; encoded by the coding sequence GTGCGCACATTGACGTGTGTGCCGGATGAGTCAACCGCGAAGGTGCACACCTGCCCCGCCCCCCTTATGTTGCACCGCGTGATGATTCCTCCAGACCCCATCCAGCGCTTCGCGGAGCTCTTCGAGCGCGCGAAGCAGGCCATCGCGGTGGACCCCAACGCCATGGTGGTCGCCACCGTGGGGGATGACGGGCGCCCCAGCGCGCGCGTCGTCCTGCTCAAGGACTTCGATGCGCGCGGCTTCGTGTTCTACACGAACCACGAAAGCCGGAAGGGCCGCGAGGCCCGCGCGCATCCCTACGCGGCGCTCTGCTTCTACTGGCAGCCCTTGAATGAACAGGTGCGCGTGGAAGGCCGCGTGGAGCGCGTCACGGACGCGGAGGCGGACGCCTATTTCCAGAGCCGCGTCCGCGGCAGCCAGGTGGGCGCGTGGGCCAGCCTGCAGAGCCAGCCGCTGGCGACTCGCGCGGAGCTGGAGGCCCGCGTGGCGGAGGTGGAGCAGAAGTACGCCGGCCAGCCCGTGCCGCGCCCACCGCACTGGTCCGGCTTCCGCGTGGTGCCGGACCGCATCGAGTTCTGGCACGCCCAGGAGAGCCGGCTCCATGACAGGCACGTCTACCTGCGCGAGGACGGCGGCTGGCGCACGCAGATGCTCTACCCATGA
- a CDS encoding SDR family oxidoreductase translates to MRYVITGASRGIGFEFVQQLLLRGDTVEAGVRSPEGARRLEPLKQKAGNRLRIHALDVGDDASVRAFATNVCTGPVDVLINNAGVSGLWCALGDVDYADMARTFTINALGPLRVTSAMLPGLRQGALRRVAHVTSRMGSLAANTDGGAYAYRMSKAALNMAVRSMSTDLRPEGFVTVLLHPGWVQTDMGGPDATLPAPDSVRGMLRVIDGLSPEHSGRFFDYQGTEVPW, encoded by the coding sequence ATGCGCTACGTCATCACCGGAGCGAGCAGGGGGATTGGTTTCGAATTCGTCCAGCAGCTCCTGCTGCGGGGCGATACCGTCGAAGCCGGGGTCAGGTCGCCAGAGGGAGCACGGCGGCTGGAGCCATTGAAACAGAAGGCGGGCAACCGCCTGCGCATCCATGCGCTGGACGTGGGAGACGACGCCAGCGTGCGCGCGTTCGCCACCAACGTGTGTACCGGCCCCGTGGACGTGCTCATCAACAACGCCGGTGTCTCCGGCTTGTGGTGTGCGTTGGGTGACGTGGACTACGCGGACATGGCGCGCACGTTCACCATCAACGCCCTGGGGCCGCTGCGTGTCACCAGCGCGATGCTGCCGGGCTTGCGGCAAGGCGCCTTGCGGCGGGTGGCGCACGTCACCTCGCGGATGGGCTCGTTGGCGGCGAACACCGACGGCGGGGCCTATGCGTACCGCATGTCGAAGGCCGCGCTGAACATGGCCGTGCGCTCCATGTCCACGGACCTGCGCCCGGAGGGCTTCGTCACCGTGCTGCTCCACCCCGGTTGGGTGCAGACGGACATGGGCGGCCCGGACGCCACGCTGCCGGCGCCGGATTCGGTGCGCGGCATGCTGCGGGTCATCGACGGGCTGAGCCCGGAGCACAGCGGCCGGTTCTTCGACTACCAGGGGACCGAAGTGCCCTGGTAG
- the hemG gene encoding protoporphyrinogen oxidase, giving the protein MHHMQRTHRMNVAVVGGGISGLAIAHGLRSRGTAAVLLETSARLGGAVGTHARAGYLVEQGPNSFLDREPATRELAAALNLEGRIRVADPSAKRRYVYTRGRLRSVPASPPAFLASDILPLGARLRVAGELFSRRAPEGTDESLAAFGRRHLGRAATRVLLDAVQTGIYAGDVEQLSVEATFPMLVKLEREHRSLILGAIRAQKAQRKALPAGDAPKLSGALSTFDGGLQVLIDALAASLGDTAHVSARVEGLTRVDGGWKLAVEEHGRRAELTANHVVLAVPAFVAAQLLRPLDDALAEQVSRIEYAPIAVVHLGFDAGALPAPDGFGFLVPFEEKRRLLGAIHASTTFPFRVEGGRVLYTCMVGGARQPDLVKRDEAALAALALEELQALTGVTARPTFTEVFRWPRGIPQYNVGHLARMAGIDAALQRWPGLHLAGNAYKGIGLNDCIRNAARLATALADEESVRK; this is encoded by the coding sequence ATGCACCACATGCAGAGGACACATCGGATGAATGTCGCCGTCGTGGGAGGTGGGATTTCGGGGTTGGCCATCGCGCACGGTTTGCGGTCGCGCGGTACGGCTGCCGTGCTCCTGGAGACATCCGCACGTCTTGGAGGCGCGGTGGGCACGCATGCGCGGGCTGGCTACCTGGTGGAGCAGGGCCCCAACAGCTTCCTGGACCGCGAGCCCGCGACGCGAGAACTCGCGGCGGCGCTGAACCTGGAAGGTCGAATCCGGGTCGCCGACCCTTCAGCGAAGCGTCGCTATGTCTACACGCGAGGCCGACTTCGGTCGGTGCCGGCTTCGCCGCCGGCGTTTCTGGCTTCGGACATTCTTCCGCTGGGCGCGCGGCTGCGGGTCGCCGGCGAGCTGTTCTCTCGCCGCGCGCCGGAAGGCACGGACGAATCGCTGGCCGCGTTCGGCCGCCGCCACCTGGGCCGCGCGGCGACGCGGGTGCTGCTGGACGCGGTGCAGACGGGCATCTACGCCGGTGACGTGGAGCAGCTCAGCGTCGAGGCCACCTTCCCGATGCTGGTGAAGCTGGAGCGCGAGCACCGCAGCCTCATCCTGGGCGCCATCCGCGCGCAGAAGGCCCAACGCAAGGCGCTGCCCGCGGGGGACGCGCCGAAGCTGTCAGGCGCGCTGAGCACGTTCGACGGCGGCCTCCAGGTGCTCATCGACGCGCTGGCCGCATCGCTGGGTGACACAGCGCACGTGAGCGCGCGGGTGGAAGGCCTGACGCGCGTGGATGGCGGATGGAAGCTCGCCGTCGAGGAACATGGACGCCGCGCGGAGCTGACCGCGAACCACGTGGTGCTGGCGGTTCCCGCGTTTGTCGCCGCGCAGCTGCTGCGCCCCCTGGATGACGCGCTGGCGGAGCAGGTGTCCCGAATCGAGTACGCGCCCATCGCGGTGGTGCACCTGGGCTTCGACGCGGGCGCGCTTCCGGCACCGGACGGCTTCGGCTTCCTGGTGCCCTTCGAGGAGAAGCGGCGGCTCCTGGGCGCCATCCACGCGTCCACCACCTTCCCCTTCCGTGTCGAGGGCGGCCGCGTGCTCTACACCTGCATGGTGGGCGGCGCGCGTCAGCCGGACCTGGTGAAGCGGGACGAAGCAGCGCTCGCGGCGCTGGCGCTCGAGGAGCTGCAGGCCCTGACGGGCGTGACGGCCCGGCCCACCTTCACGGAGGTCTTCCGCTGGCCGCGGGGCATCCCCCAGTACAACGTGGGGCACCTAGCGCGGATGGCGGGCATCGACGCGGCGCTCCAGCGCTGGCCCGGGCTGCACCTGGCGGGCAACGCCTACAAAGGCATTGGCCTCAACGACTGCATCCGTAACGCGGCGCGGCTCGCGACTGCCCTCGCGGACGAGGAAAGCGTTCGGAAATAG
- a CDS encoding sensor histidine kinase encodes MLGTSEGSIVRATLRALVEPRRLLPILVVSVALITAQVRFSHAPLWAAFGLGLLMCLLFIAVAPVSYRVLFPEGLDLSHGGIRLLLYATVGSGVVLTSGFVLPKLLGMGPTFLTQPTNLAVCGALFLVGGWGLGRDIGFEESLTRERARAARFALEAEQAQLLALRSHLDPHFLFNTLNAIAEWCREDGAVAETAVLRLSTMLRSVLAGVRSATWPLAQELELIRTLFDLHLLRDPDLFQLTLNVPAGMEEIPVPPLVLLPLAENAVKHGPAAGHRGPLSLDVTARGHEVEVAIENPGPSRGPREGSAGLPTVERRLALAYGGAARLVLDGGEVRTRVTVTLPRAGPQPGVLT; translated from the coding sequence ATGCTGGGAACATCGGAAGGCTCCATCGTCCGCGCCACCCTGCGGGCCCTCGTGGAGCCCCGACGGCTGCTGCCCATCCTCGTCGTCTCCGTCGCGCTGATTACCGCGCAGGTGCGCTTCAGCCACGCGCCCCTCTGGGCCGCGTTCGGGCTGGGCCTCCTGATGTGCCTGCTCTTCATCGCGGTGGCGCCTGTCTCCTACCGCGTCCTCTTCCCGGAAGGCCTGGACCTCAGCCATGGCGGCATCCGGCTCCTGCTCTACGCCACCGTGGGCAGCGGCGTGGTGCTCACCTCCGGCTTCGTGCTGCCGAAGCTCCTGGGCATGGGGCCCACCTTCCTCACGCAGCCCACCAACCTCGCGGTGTGCGGCGCGCTCTTCCTCGTGGGGGGCTGGGGCCTGGGCCGTGACATCGGCTTCGAGGAGAGCCTCACCCGCGAGCGCGCCCGCGCCGCCCGCTTCGCGCTGGAGGCCGAGCAGGCCCAGCTCCTCGCGCTGCGCAGCCACCTGGACCCGCACTTCCTCTTCAACACGCTCAACGCCATCGCGGAGTGGTGCCGTGAGGACGGCGCCGTCGCGGAGACCGCCGTGCTGCGGCTGTCCACCATGCTCCGCTCCGTGCTCGCGGGCGTGCGCAGCGCCACCTGGCCCCTGGCCCAGGAGTTGGAGCTCATCCGCACGCTCTTCGACCTGCACCTGCTCCGCGACCCGGACCTCTTCCAGCTCACGCTGAACGTCCCCGCCGGCATGGAGGAGATTCCCGTCCCGCCGCTCGTGCTGCTCCCCCTGGCGGAGAACGCGGTGAAGCATGGCCCTGCCGCCGGCCACCGCGGCCCCCTGTCCCTGGACGTCACCGCGCGGGGACACGAGGTGGAGGTCGCCATCGAGAACCCGGGCCCCTCCCGAGGGCCTCGTGAGGGCAGCGCGGGCCTGCCCACCGTGGAGCGCCGCCTCGCCTTGGCCTACGGCGGCGCCGCGCGCCTCGTGCTCGACGGCGGCGAAGTACGCACCCGCGTCACCGTCACCCTGCCCCGCGCGGGCCCCCAACCTGGAGTCCTCACCTGA
- a CDS encoding LytR/AlgR family response regulator transcription factor yields MADDELLARKRLTRLLAALPDTEVCGEASDADGVLSAVRAGGVDVVLLDIHMPGLSGLDALALLPEGGPRVILCTAHAEHAVQAFEHGAVDYVLKPVEPARLQKALERARARGPAAASTGTVSTPPKAPGTPVRGLGRLPIPTRQGIVLVDPEAISHASLEDELVTVFTTQGDFLTDFTLNELVEKLPSEHFHRVHRRALLNLTHVARLEPLDTGGYLARTLRGHAVEVSRQSARELRRMLGLRRGAEEEG; encoded by the coding sequence ATCGCCGATGACGAACTGCTCGCCCGAAAGCGCCTGACGCGGCTGCTCGCGGCGCTCCCGGACACGGAGGTCTGCGGCGAGGCCTCGGACGCGGATGGCGTCCTGTCCGCCGTGCGCGCGGGCGGCGTGGACGTGGTGCTGCTGGACATCCACATGCCCGGCCTCAGCGGCCTGGATGCCCTGGCCCTGCTGCCGGAAGGCGGCCCGCGCGTCATCCTCTGCACCGCCCACGCCGAGCACGCCGTGCAGGCCTTTGAACATGGCGCGGTGGACTACGTGCTCAAGCCCGTGGAGCCCGCACGCCTCCAGAAGGCCCTGGAGCGGGCACGCGCACGCGGTCCGGCCGCAGCCTCCACGGGCACGGTCAGCACCCCACCGAAGGCACCTGGCACGCCCGTCCGCGGCCTGGGCCGCCTGCCCATTCCCACGCGGCAGGGCATCGTCCTGGTGGATCCAGAAGCCATCTCCCACGCGTCGCTGGAGGACGAGCTGGTCACCGTGTTCACCACGCAGGGAGACTTCCTCACCGACTTCACCCTCAACGAGCTGGTGGAGAAGCTGCCGTCCGAGCACTTCCACCGCGTCCACCGCCGCGCGCTGCTCAACCTCACGCACGTGGCGCGACTGGAGCCGCTGGACACAGGTGGCTACCTGGCGCGCACGCTGCGAGGCCACGCGGTGGAGGTGAGCCGTCAGTCCGCGCGCGAGCTGCGACGCATGTTGGGCCTGCGTCGCGGCGCCGAGGAAGAGGGCTGA